The proteins below come from a single Metarhizium brunneum chromosome 1, complete sequence genomic window:
- the swnH1_0 gene encoding Dioxygenase swnH1 yields MARRVPLDRPEEAIRVVKEDGGVILTGFTSAGQVDKVNQDTEEIMTRRKSDEAFKAIYNGRIYCGHLYGLSETAREEWALDPNIQSIVNHFLRTVNPPEVDKNSMRARSTNAILSQANSILTLPGGAGQALHRDDSIWQKVHPSQEESGYCLGSDLGIALLVPGVQTTRANGATLFVPGSHLWGDAREATDDQVRAVEMQPGEAFLFLGSALHGGGANSTQIPRLLHAIFFCRSWVRPEANEFAWWTEEEVQKWSVDAQRLAGYVTDKMLGICDDGDPIDALRRHRPA; encoded by the exons ATGGCACGTCGCGTTCCCCTCGATCGCCCAGAGGAGGCCATCCGAGTGGTCAAGGAGGACGGAGGAGTCATCCTGACTGGCTTCACCTCAGCAGGACAAGTTGACAAAGTAAACCAAGATACCGAAGAAATCATGACGAGACGAAAGAGCGATGAG GCATTCAAAGCCATTTACAATGGACGGATCTACTGCGGTCACTTGTACGGCCTCAGTGAGACGGCACGAGAAGAATGGGCCTTGGACCCCAATATCCAATCGATTGTCAACCACTTTCTCCGGACCGTGAACCCTCCCGAAGTGGACAAGAATAGCATGCGGGCGCGCAGCACCAACGCCATTCTGTCTCAGGCCAACAGCATCCTTACCCTTCCAGGCGGCGCCGGACAGGCCCTGCACCGCGACGACAGCATATGGCAGAAAGTACACCCCAGCCAGGAGGAGTCGGGGTATTGCTTGGGATCCGATCTGGGGATTGCGTTATTGGTGCCGGGGGTTCAGACAACCCGTGCGAATGGCGCCACGTTG TTTGTTCCCGGATCCCATCTCTGGGGCGACGCGCGCGAAGCCACCGACGACCAAGTCCGGGCCGTAGAGATGCAGCCGGGCGaggcttttctttttctgggctCAGCGCTCCACGGAGGAGGGGCTAATTCCACTCAGATTCCGAGACTGCTGCATGCCATTTTTTTCTGCCGCTCGTGGGTTCGGCCGGAG GCGAATGAGTTTGCATGGTGgaccgaggaggaggtgcAGAAGTGGTCGGTCGATGCGCAGAGGCTGGCGGGCTACGTTACGGACAAGATGCTGGGGATTTGCGATGATGGGGACCCCATCGACGCTCTGCGCCGTCACCGGCCAGCATGA